The window GATCCGCTCAACCACCTGCAGCTGGAATTGCTGTCGCGGCGGCGGGCAGGCGACCAGGACGAAGCGGTTCGGCTGGCGATTCAGTTGACCGTGGCCGGCATCGCAGCAGGGCTGCGCAATACCGGCTAAGCTCCGCTTGACTAAATACTTCACGATTTCAAAGATCTATTACGATTTCCGAAGCGTCTGACGGCGCTTGCCTAAACCACGGGTTTCTGATTATGTGCGCGATGACACCGGTGGCGCCACGAGGCTGCCTCGAAATGACACCGGTATCATAACGTTTCGGTTCGATCTGTTCGCGCCGTCTCGTTGCGGCTCTCTGGAGCTCGCTCCTGCGCAAACTTCGGGGCGTCGAGCCTGCTCGACGCCCTCACTTTTGCCCTGGCGAGACCCCGGGATGGAATTGGGGAAGGAAACAAGGCGGCGCGAACGCGCCTTTGTTTGACGCAGCGGCAGCCACGGAGTGGCGTCCGCGCGCGACGCGGTCTAAACGGTCGCCCTGAGCCAATTTCGGCGAAATCTTCCCTGCGATGACGTCCCACGGGGGCTTCTGCGCAAGAACGATGCTTTTGGAGGACTATGTGATGGTGAAAGACCGTATGGCGGTGCTGACTGCCTTGATGGACCAGGGCGTCATTCCGGTTTTCTATCACCCGGACGTCGAGGTCTGTAAGAAGGTCATCCAGGCCTGTGCCGACGGCGGCGCACCCTGTATCGAATTCACCAACCGCGGCGATTTCGCCAGCCACGTCTTTTACGAAGTCACCAAGCACTTCGCCTCGGCCGATCCGCGCGTGATCATGGGCGTCGGCTCGATCGTCGATGCGCCGACCGCCGGCATCTACATCGCCAACGGGGCCAAGTTCGTCGTCGGCCCGATCCTCAATGCCGATGTCGCCAAGGTCTGCAACCGCCGCAAGATCCCGTACTCGCCGGGCTGCGGTTCGGCCTCGGAAATCTCCTATGCCGAAGAGTTGGGCTGCGAGATCGTCAAGGTGTTCCCCGGCTCGTCGGTCGGCGGTCCCGATTTCATCAAGGCGGTTCTGGGCCCGATGCCCTGGACCCGCATCATGCCGACCGGCGGCGTCGATCCCGACGAAGCCTCGGTGAAGAAGTGGTTCGGCGCTGGCATCGTCGCGGCCGGCATGGGCTCCAAGCTCATCACACAGGAACTGCTCGACGCGGGCGACTATGCGGGCATCACCGCCAAGGTCCGCGAGACGGTTGAACTCATCAAGAAGGTTCGTGGGAAGGCCTAAATGACTGATCAGATCCTCAACATCCGCCCGGCTTCGGAAACGAAGTGGGACTGCGCCAGCTTCGGTGAAGTGATGCTGCGTTTCGACCCGGGCTTCGGCCGGGTTCGCAATGCGCGCCAGTTCAACGTCTGGGAAGGCGGCGGCGAATACAATGTCGCCCGCGCTTTCAAGAAGTGCTGGGGCAAGCGCTCGACGGCCGTCACCGCCCTGCCGGTGAACGACCTGGGCTGGCTGGTTGAGGATCTGATGATGCAGGGCGGTGTCGACACCAGCCACATCATCTGGCGTGATTTCGACGGCCTGGGCCGCAACACCCGCGTCGGTCTGAACTTCACCGAGAAGGGCTTCGGCGTCCGTCCGGCCCTGGGCTGCAGCGACCGGGGTCACTCGGCCGCCTCGCAGATCCGCCCCGGTGAAGTGAACTGGGAAAAGCTGTTCGGCGAGGAAGGCGTGCGCTGGTTCCACACCGGCGGCATCTTCGCGGCCCTGGCCAGCAATACGGCCGAAGCCGTGATCGAAGCGGTCGAAGTGGCCCGCAAGTACGGCACCGTGATCTCCTACGACCTGAACTACCGCGCCAGCCTTTGGAAGTCGCAGGGCGGCAAGGAAGGGGCCCAGAAGGTCAACCGCCACATCGCCCAGTACGTGGACGTGATGATCGGCAACGAAGAGGACTTCACTGCTTGCCTGGGCTTTGAGGTCGAAGGCCTGGACGAGCACATCAGCTCGATCGATCCGGCCAACTTCAAGAAGATGATCGAGACCGCCGTAAAGCAGTTCCCGAACTTCAAGGTCGCCGCCACCACCCTGCGCAATGCCAAGACCGCCTCGGTCAATGACTGGTCGGCGATCCTCTATGCCGGCGGCGAGTTCTACGCCTCGATGATGCGCGAGAACCTCGAGATCTATGACCGGGTCGGCGGCGGCGACGGCTTTGCCTCGGGCCTGGCCTTCGGCTTCATGGAAGGCAAGGGCCCCCAGGCCGCCGTCGAATACGGCGCGGCTCACGGTGCCCTGGCCATGACCACGCCCGGCGACACCTCAATGGTGCGCAAGGAAGAGGTCGAGGCCGTGATGAAGGGCAAGGGCGCGCGGGTCATCCGCTAGTCCGTCAGTCGCCGGATCTGCGGCGGTCTCGGCTCCTCTGCCGGGATGACAAGATCGTTGAAGCCCTCGGCCGAAAGACCGGGGGCTTTTTCTTTGACGTAGGGCGGCGTCTCCCGGCCGTTTTCATCAAACTCGACCTTCTGGTAGCCCGGCGGGATCGTTTCTCCTGGCTGGAAGTAGCTAATCACCCCGTAAGCCCCCCTGTAGGTCCACTGTTTTCGCTGCTCAAGCTGCGCCGCGAGCGCATGGACGCGCTCGAGGAGCGTGGCCTGTAGCCAGGCGACGTCCCGGAAGTGGCGCCGGCTGGCGCGCGTGCCATTGGCGTCGGGTTTCTTGTGGTGCTGGCGGGGCAGGGGCATCGGATTCTCCGGGCATGACGATAGGCTCGCGGCGGAAACCGCGAGGGTGGGGAGGGATGCGGGGCGCCCGGACGACGTCCGGATGAGAGATAGAGATTACCGTTTCGACGAAGCCAGGCACCCCGCGCGATCGTTGAACGTCAGCCTCCCGACGGGTGGCCCTGTTAAGGCCTTACCGGGACCCGGACCTCGCCGTTTCCAGCGCGCTCCGACGGTCGAAGAGGACGGGCTTTCAGCCAGACACGCCCTTTTGCCTTCAACCACGCCTACGGCGGGCGGGTCTGGCCAGCAACCAGATCCCCGGACCGGTCGAGTATCCCCCTCGACCCCAGTCCCGCTCGACCACACCCCGGGGCCGCAAAGGTCGCTGGCCGCGCGCCCTCCCCATCGCCCCGAGATGAAGCCAGTATATGGCGGTGCGGATCTCCGTGGACTTGGCGCTCTGCAGGCCAGGGATTTCAGGGGGTTAGGCGCGGATAGCAGGGGGGATACAGGATCGGCCCCGAACGACGGTCGGGATGAAGCCTTGTCGGGTGCGGGGTGCTAGACTGCTCGCCTGTATGGAAAGATGCCGCCCTTGATCGATCATTATGGCTGGTCCGACGCCCTGGCGCGGGACTTTGAACCGCATGCGCGCGCAGGCTATCGCCCCGGGCGGGTGATCGTTCAGCGGCGCAGCGCCTTTGGGGTTGCGACCGACCAGGGCGAACTGCGGGCCAAGCCGTCCGGCCGCCTGTTGCATGAGGCGGGCGAAGGAGGCGTGCCCGTGGTTGGCGACTGGGTGGCGTTGGTCCCCAACCCCTCTGAAGGTTTGGCCACGATCCATGCGGTCCTGCCGCGCCGCACGGCCTTTGTCCGCCGGGCGGCCGACAGCGTCCAGACCCTGCAGGTCATTGCCGCCAATATCGACGTGGCCTTCGTGGTCACCTCAATGAATGCCGACTTCAATGCGCGCCGGCTGGAGCGTTATCTGGCTGCCGCCTGGCAGAGCGGGGCGCGGCCGGTGGTGCTGCTGACCAAGTCGGACCTGTCAGACGCCCCGCAGGCCCTGGCCGACCAGGTCATGGCCCTGGCGGGGGGCTGTCCGGTGATTGTGGTCTCGGCGCGCCAAGGGGTGGGTCTCGACGCCGTGCGTGCCCATATCGCGCCGGGCGAGACCTGCGTCCTGATCGGCTCGTCCGGGGTTGGCAAGTCGACCCTGGTCAACCACCTGTCGGGTGAAGACCGCATGGCGACCCAGGCGATCCGTGAAAACGATGCCCGGGGGCGCCATACCACCAGCCACCGCCAGCTGTTCCGCTTGCCGGACGGCGGGCTGATCCTCGACACGCCGGGGATCCGCGAAGTAGGGCTGATCGACGCCGAGGAGGGGCTGGGCGTCGTTTTCGATGACATTGAGCGCCTGGCGGAGGCCTGCCGGTTTCGCGATTGCGGCCATGCCAACGAACCGGGCTGCGCGGTGCGCGGCGCGCTGGAGAATGGCGCGCTCGACCCTGAGCGCTGGGCCTCGTTCCAGAAGCTGGGCCAGGAGCTGGCGGCCGTGGAGGACAAGGCCGAGCGGATCGCCCGGGAGGCCGAGCGGCGGCGGCAATTGTCCCTGCAGAAGGCCTACAGGACGACGAAGAAAGACCTGAGGGGCGCCTGAGGCCAGGCCCCCCGGCCATGCCGGACCCGCCTAGGGCCGGGGCGTCATGGCCAGATAGGCGTCTTCCAGCTGGCGCACGAAGCGCGGGATGTCGAACAGGGGCGCTGTACTGCGGTTCTGCCGGAGGCGATCGCGCAGATTCTGCAGGCGTTTGGGATCCCGCGCCAGCTGCATGGCCTCTTGCTCATAGTCGGCAAGGCTGTCCGTCACGAGTTCCGGCAGGCCGGCCGCCTGCACCAGACTGGCTCCGCCCCGCCCGGCGGCGGTCGTGCCCAGGCAGGTCAAGAGGGGCAGGCCCGCCCAGAGCGCGTCGCTCGCTGTCGTGAAAGCTCCCACCGGCAGGGTGTCGAGCATCAGGTCCGCCGCCTGCAGGCGCGCCAGATGCTCGGCATGGGGCACTCGGGGCGCGAAGACAATCCGGTCATCGGAAACACCCCTTGCCAGGGCTTCGCGGCGCAGATTGTCTTCCTGCAATGCGTTCATTCCCAGCAGCCAGATCACTGACCCTGGCGTGGCCTGAACCAGACGCATCCAGATATCGAAGATGGCAGGCGTGATCTTGTAGGCCGCATGCAAGGCGCAGAAAACAAAGCCGGCGGAGGGCAGTCCCAGAGCATCGCGGGGAGGGACCGGGCCGACCGCAGCCCGGCGGCTGTCATTGGGCTGGAAGCCGTCTGGCAGGCGAACCAGCCGTTCCGTGCAATAGGCCTCAGTCCCCGGCGGAGCCGTGACAGGGTCCGCGATCAGATAGTCGACAAAGCTCGCCCCCATGGTGCCGGGAAAGCCCAGATAGTTCACCTGGATGGGGGCCGAGCGGTAGGCGAGGATCTGGGGGCGGGCACGGTCCGTATAGCCTTTCAGATCGATCAGGATGTCGATCTGGTCGGCGTGAATGGCCTTGGCGGCATCCCTGGACGAGAAGGACTCCAGATCGCGAAAGTGATCGAAGCTGGCCCTTATACGCGCCTGGATCGGCGTGTCGTCCCGCGGACCGTAGGAATAGCCGTAGACCTCAAACCGCGACCGGTCGTGAAGTTCGAACAGTTCGGCCGTCAGATAGGAGGTGGCGTGATCGTGGAAGTCGCCGGACAGATAGCCCAGGCGCAGACGGTCGCCGGACCTGGCCGGGCGCGACGGAAAGCTCTGCTCATGTGGGAGCTCAAAGGCTCCGGCCCAGACCAGGGCGCAGGCCTGCTGTTCGGCCTGGTCCGCACGGGTGTACAGCAGGGTGAAGGGATTGAGCCGATGACCGGTCGCCGCCAGGTCCCGGAGGCGGTCGTCTTCCTGATCGAAGTCGCTCCAGTCACAGGAGGAGCGTTTGACTCCGACCAGGCTGGGCAGGCTGGCCGGATGGTCTGGATCCAGTGCGTGCGCGCGTCGAATGGCCGGAAGGGCAAGGTCCGGCCGCCCTCCCGAACTGTAGATCGTATGCAAAAGCCGGTGGATCTCCGGCGCATCGGGCCTGAGGGCTGCCGCCGTCTGAGCCGCTGCGAGCGCCTCGTACAGCTGGTTGCCGTGATGAAGCACGCGCGCCAGATTGAGGTGCGCTTCAAAGAAGGTGGGGCGGACCGCTACGGCCCGGCGGAACAGCCGTAAGGCGGCAGTCTCGTCGCGCCGTTCCAGGGCAAGGACTCCGAGGCCGTTCATGGCGGCGGCATTGGCCGGGTCTTGTCGCAGCATCTTGCGGTAGATGTCCCGGGCGCGCTCCCACTGCTGATTGCCAAGATGCGCGGCGGCACGTTCCGACGGAGAGGGTCTTGTTACGCGGGTCGGCACCATACTCGAACTCTGGGGGCGGGCCATTCGCCTGGGGCCCGTGGACGACTGAACTGGCCCTCCTTGTAGGGCCTGTCGGTGGGCTCGCAAGGGCTAGTTCCAATAGGTTGTCATTGTTTACTTAGGGCTCGGGGCTGGCCCGCCGCAAGATGCAGTCCTCACCGCAAACCCGCCCGGCCTTAAGGTTTCACTCATGACCTTCACGAACGCTTCCTAGACACCTGCCGCCCTACGGTATGGTCCATGTCAGACGTGGATTCCTTCCTGCAACAGCCCATTGAGCGGCGCGCCGAGAGCCGCCGGGCCTGTCTGTTGCGCGGAGATGTGGTCATTGGAGGAGGTCGGGCCGAGCCGGTGGCGGTTCTGGACCTGACCGCCTTTGGGGCCCGGGTGGCCATGCGGCGCACCCTCCTGCTGCCGACCCGGCTTCTGCTGCGCCTGACTCTGATCGACAGTGTGGTGATCTATGACGCCGAACTGCTGTGGCGGCGCGGCCTTGATGCCGGCCTGAACATATCAGGCCGACGGGAGATCAGCGGCCGGGCTCACTAGGGTCCAGAGCTCTCGCTGTCTTGGCCGCAGGTGGTCAAAGATCGATCTCGCGTCGCTCCGCTGCGCTGCGCTGGGCTGCGTCGATGACCTCCATGACCAGAAGTGCCTCTTCAAGCGTCACGGGCGGCGGGCTGCCCTTGCAGATCGCCTCGCGGATGCCGGCATAGAAGTGGTCATAGCGCCCCCGCAGGGGCTGGACCGCGGTGCTGATCGGTTCGTCGTCCTCCAGCTGGATCAGGACGCCTGGCCGCTGATCGGCCCCATAGGCCGGTGAGCCGGGGGCCATGCCGGCCTTCAACTGATCTTCCTGGGCGTCCAGGCCGCTCTTGATGAAACTGCCGGCGGTTCCATGCACGGCCAGGCGAAGATTGGTCGCCTGGGTCATCTGGCTGGCATGCAGCAGCACCCTCAGGCGCGGATAGCGCAGGAGCAGGTGGAAATAGTCGCCGGCGACGCCGCCCTCTTTCTGGATTGCGACATCGGCATAGACAGCCTGGGGCTTGCCGAACAGCACCAGGGCCTGGTCGATCAGGTGGGGGCCGAGGTCCAGCAGCACGCCGGCGCCAGGCTTTTCACGCCAGCGGTCCCGGACCGTCGGACGGTGGCGGTCAAAATGGCTCTCGTACTGGACGATCTCGCCCAGATGGCCCTGGTCGATCAGAGCCTTGAGGGTCAGGAAATCGCTGTCCCACCGCCGGTTCTGGAACACGCTGACCAGCCGGCCGACCTTGCGGGCGTGGTCGGCGACGGCGCGGGCCGCCTCGAGGGTCACGGCAAAGGGCTTGTCGATGACGACGTGTTTGCCGGCCTCGAGAGCGGCATGGGCCTGATCCGCGTGCAGGCTGTCGGGTGTGGCGATGACCACCAGATCGATCTCTGGATTGGCTAAGGCCCGTTTCAGGTCGCCGGCGACCACCGCGACTTCCGGAAAGTCTGCCCGCACCTTGGCCGCATCGCTTGAGACGACCGTGTGCAGCTCAAGACCGTCGGTGGCGGTGATCAGGGGTGCGTGGAAGGTCTTGCCGGCGAGGCCGTAGCCGACCAGTGCGACCTTCAGCGGGGCGGGGGACATGGCAAACTCCTGACGTCGAGGCCCGGCATAGGTCGTGACTCGGCCTGGGACCAGAAAAAAGCCCCCGGCGCGTTGGCACCGGGGGCTTTGCATTTCTGGATGCCGTGAAGATCTAGATCTTCACCGGCTCCATCTTCGGGGTCAGCAGGTGCACCACCAGCAGGGCCACCAGATAGGCGCTGCCGGCCACGATGAAGATCGGGGTGTAGGTGCCGATCTGCTCAAGGACCTTGCCGATATACTTCGAGAACACCATGCCGCCGACGGCTCCCAGCATGCCGCCGATGCCCACCACCGAGCCGACGGCTGCACGTGGGAAGACGTCGGAGGGCAGGGTGTAGAGGTTGGCCGAGAAGCCCTGGTGGGCTGCGGTGGCGACGCCGATGATCAGCACGGCCAGCCAGACGCTGTCCGCAAAGGAGGCGAACATGACCGGCACGGCCAGCAGGGCGCAGATCAGCATGGTGATCTTGCGAGCCTTGTTGATGCTCCAGCCCATGCTCATGAACTTGGAGGACATCCAGCCGCCGCCGACGCTGCCGACGTCGCTGAGCAGATAGATGGCAATCAGCGGCGGGCCGAAGGTCTTGAGGTCCAGGCCGTAGCGCTTGCCCAGGAAGTCAGGCAGCCAGAACAGGAACATCCACCAGATGGGGTCGATCAGGAACTTGCCGATCGAATAGGCCCAGGTCTCGCGCTTGGTCAGCAGCTTGATCCAGGGGATTTTCTCCACCGGATCGGCTTCGTCCTGTTCGATATGGGCCAGCTCGGCCGCGCCGATCTTTTTATGCTGGCGCGGCGTGCGGTACATGATCAGCCAGATCGGCAGCCAGACCAGGCCGACAACGCCGGTGACGATGAAGGCCATCTGCCAGCCCCAGGTCAGCACGATGGCCGGCACCACCAGCGGGGTGACGATCGCGCCGATATTGGTGCCGGCATTGAAGATACCGGTGGCGAAGGCGCGTTCCTTCTTGGGGAACCACTCGGCCACGGCCTTGATGCCGCCCGGGAAGCCACCGGCCTCGCCGATGCCCAGACCCATCCGGGCAAAGATAAAGCCGTTCAGACCCTTGGCCCCGGCATGGGCGATGTGGGCGACCTGCCAGATCAGGAAGGCGATGCCGAAGCCCCAGCGGGCCCCGATCTTGTCCATGATCTTGCCCCAGACCAGATAGGCCACGGCATAGGACAGCTGGAAGTAGAAGACGAGGTCGGCATAGTCGCCTTCGCTCCAGCCGAACTCCTTGGACAGGTCCGACTTCAGAATGCCGATCGTCTGCCGATCGACATAGTTGATGACCATCGCCACGAACAAGAGGCTGACGATCACCCATCGATACCGACCGATCTTCTCGGAGGGCTCGGGGGCCTTTGGGATGACCATTTACTCGTCTCCTTACCCTGAATTGTCGTTTCTTATTGTGCCGGGACGGCGATGCACTCCACTTGTCCCAGGGCACCAAAGCTAACCCGTGCAGCATCCCCGGCGACCACATCGTGGATGCCGGTGCTGGCCCCGGTTGTGACCAGCATGCCCTTCTTCAGCGGCCGGCCGCGCGCAGCGACATGGCCCAACAGGAAGGCCAGGGCGGCCAGGGGCGAGCCGGGGATCGAGGCCGCCGTGCCCGTGCCGACGACGATGCCATTGATCGTGGTCTCGACGGCCATGTCCTCCCAGGCGATGTCCCGCCAGTTGGCCAGCACCGGGCCCAGAATCTGGCCGTCATTATTGCCGAAGTCCGAGGCCACGATGGGCGGGCCAAGGACATTGATCGTGGCCAGGGGGCTGCCGGCGATCTCGACGCCCAGGATCAGGTCGCCGACATAGTCAGCGGCTTCTTCGGCGGTCCAGTCGGTCTTGTCGGCGGGCGCATCCTTGCCCAGGCGCACGATGAACTCGGCCTCGACGGCGGTGAAGCCGCCCTCGATGGCGCGGAAGGGCGTAGGGGCCGCGGCCGCTTCCCAGAGCTTATTCTTGAAGATGCAGCCGGCGAGACGCTCGGCCCCAAGTCGGGCCTGATGCTGCGGCGGGACATAGCCGACCTTCCAGCCGACCAGTTCATCTGGCCATGCGTTAATCGCAAGGTCCTGTACCGCATAGCCTTCGGCCATGGTCTCGGGCAGCACGCCGCCTGGATAGCCGGCAACCGACGTGCCGGCGAGGCGGGCCTTGACGAACTGGGAAGCAATCGAAGCCGGTGCGAACACGTCGCTCTTGGCCGCTGAAACGGTCACGCCGCTTTTCCTCCCTATCGTCACTCAGTCACCCGTTTTCGGGGGTTGAAACGTCTGTAATGGAAACCGGTGTCATTGACAATGAGGAGGATGGTTACCGGTGGACAAAGCCAGATCCGGCGATCCTGCGGGGCCCTTTGCCGTCGTCCCGCCGCGATCGCTTGACAGGCTGGGATGCAGGTATAGCGTCTGATCGAATTACGGATGTAATGAGCCATGCATATTACTTCAGCCGAAAGCCACGTCATGGAAGCGCTCTGGCGGCGCGAGCCACTGACGGCCGATGAACTGGTGGCCGAGGTCGGGACCAGCCAGTCCTGGGGCGAGGCGACGGTCAAGACCCTGATCAACCGGCTTCTGAAGAAGAAGGCCATCAAGTCCGAGCGGGCCGAGGGCAAGCACGGCTACCGGCCGATGATCGCCCGCAGTGTCTATGTCCAGGCTGAAAGCCAGGGTCTTCTGGACCGCCTTTTCGAAGGCCAACTGGCCCCGATGATCAGTCATTTCGCCCAGCATCGCGCGCTGAAGGCCGAGGAGATCGCACGGCTGAAACGTCTGATCGAGGAGCTCGAAGATGGCAGCTGAGATTCTGACCCATCTGATCTTTGGCAGCCTCGCCTCCAGCCTGGCGATCCTGCTGGTGCTGGGCCTCCGCCGCCCGGCGCGGGGCCTGTTCGGAGCGGAGGTGGCCTATCTGCTGTGGCTGTTGCCCTTGGCAGCCGGACTCGCGGCCCTCTTGCCGGCGCGGGCGGCAGAGCCGGGCGCCATGGCGACACCCCGGTTTACGATCCCGACTGAACATGCGCCGATGCTGGGCGGTGTCTGGCTGGCCGGTATCGGCCTGACTGTGATCCTTCTGGCCTGGAGCCAGGTCCAGTT of the Caulobacter henricii genome contains:
- a CDS encoding bifunctional 4-hydroxy-2-oxoglutarate aldolase/2-dehydro-3-deoxy-phosphogluconate aldolase, which gives rise to MVKDRMAVLTALMDQGVIPVFYHPDVEVCKKVIQACADGGAPCIEFTNRGDFASHVFYEVTKHFASADPRVIMGVGSIVDAPTAGIYIANGAKFVVGPILNADVAKVCNRRKIPYSPGCGSASEISYAEELGCEIVKVFPGSSVGGPDFIKAVLGPMPWTRIMPTGGVDPDEASVKKWFGAGIVAAGMGSKLITQELLDAGDYAGITAKVRETVELIKKVRGKA
- a CDS encoding sugar kinase, translated to MTDQILNIRPASETKWDCASFGEVMLRFDPGFGRVRNARQFNVWEGGGEYNVARAFKKCWGKRSTAVTALPVNDLGWLVEDLMMQGGVDTSHIIWRDFDGLGRNTRVGLNFTEKGFGVRPALGCSDRGHSAASQIRPGEVNWEKLFGEEGVRWFHTGGIFAALASNTAEAVIEAVEVARKYGTVISYDLNYRASLWKSQGGKEGAQKVNRHIAQYVDVMIGNEEDFTACLGFEVEGLDEHISSIDPANFKKMIETAVKQFPNFKVAATTLRNAKTASVNDWSAILYAGGEFYASMMRENLEIYDRVGGGDGFASGLAFGFMEGKGPQAAVEYGAAHGALAMTTPGDTSMVRKEEVEAVMKGKGARVIR
- the rsgA gene encoding ribosome small subunit-dependent GTPase A, with translation MIDHYGWSDALARDFEPHARAGYRPGRVIVQRRSAFGVATDQGELRAKPSGRLLHEAGEGGVPVVGDWVALVPNPSEGLATIHAVLPRRTAFVRRAADSVQTLQVIAANIDVAFVVTSMNADFNARRLERYLAAAWQSGARPVVLLTKSDLSDAPQALADQVMALAGGCPVIVVSARQGVGLDAVRAHIAPGETCVLIGSSGVGKSTLVNHLSGEDRMATQAIRENDARGRHTTSHRQLFRLPDGGLILDTPGIREVGLIDAEEGLGVVFDDIERLAEACRFRDCGHANEPGCAVRGALENGALDPERWASFQKLGQELAAVEDKAERIAREAERRRQLSLQKAYRTTKKDLRGA
- a CDS encoding tetratricopeptide repeat protein, giving the protein MARPQSSSMVPTRVTRPSPSERAAAHLGNQQWERARDIYRKMLRQDPANAAAMNGLGVLALERRDETAALRLFRRAVAVRPTFFEAHLNLARVLHHGNQLYEALAAAQTAAALRPDAPEIHRLLHTIYSSGGRPDLALPAIRRAHALDPDHPASLPSLVGVKRSSCDWSDFDQEDDRLRDLAATGHRLNPFTLLYTRADQAEQQACALVWAGAFELPHEQSFPSRPARSGDRLRLGYLSGDFHDHATSYLTAELFELHDRSRFEVYGYSYGPRDDTPIQARIRASFDHFRDLESFSSRDAAKAIHADQIDILIDLKGYTDRARPQILAYRSAPIQVNYLGFPGTMGASFVDYLIADPVTAPPGTEAYCTERLVRLPDGFQPNDSRRAAVGPVPPRDALGLPSAGFVFCALHAAYKITPAIFDIWMRLVQATPGSVIWLLGMNALQEDNLRREALARGVSDDRIVFAPRVPHAEHLARLQAADLMLDTLPVGAFTTASDALWAGLPLLTCLGTTAAGRGGASLVQAAGLPELVTDSLADYEQEAMQLARDPKRLQNLRDRLRQNRSTAPLFDIPRFVRQLEDAYLAMTPRP
- a CDS encoding oxidoreductase — its product is MSPAPLKVALVGYGLAGKTFHAPLITATDGLELHTVVSSDAAKVRADFPEVAVVAGDLKRALANPEIDLVVIATPDSLHADQAHAALEAGKHVVIDKPFAVTLEAARAVADHARKVGRLVSVFQNRRWDSDFLTLKALIDQGHLGEIVQYESHFDRHRPTVRDRWREKPGAGVLLDLGPHLIDQALVLFGKPQAVYADVAIQKEGGVAGDYFHLLLRYPRLRVLLHASQMTQATNLRLAVHGTAGSFIKSGLDAQEDQLKAGMAPGSPAYGADQRPGVLIQLEDDEPISTAVQPLRGRYDHFYAGIREAICKGSPPPVTLEEALLVMEVIDAAQRSAAERREIDL
- a CDS encoding MFS transporter, whose translation is MVIPKAPEPSEKIGRYRWVIVSLLFVAMVINYVDRQTIGILKSDLSKEFGWSEGDYADLVFYFQLSYAVAYLVWGKIMDKIGARWGFGIAFLIWQVAHIAHAGAKGLNGFIFARMGLGIGEAGGFPGGIKAVAEWFPKKERAFATGIFNAGTNIGAIVTPLVVPAIVLTWGWQMAFIVTGVVGLVWLPIWLIMYRTPRQHKKIGAAELAHIEQDEADPVEKIPWIKLLTKRETWAYSIGKFLIDPIWWMFLFWLPDFLGKRYGLDLKTFGPPLIAIYLLSDVGSVGGGWMSSKFMSMGWSINKARKITMLICALLAVPVMFASFADSVWLAVLIIGVATAAHQGFSANLYTLPSDVFPRAAVGSVVGIGGMLGAVGGMVFSKYIGKVLEQIGTYTPIFIVAGSAYLVALLVVHLLTPKMEPVKI
- a CDS encoding 2-keto-4-pentenoate hydratase, with product MTVSAAKSDVFAPASIASQFVKARLAGTSVAGYPGGVLPETMAEGYAVQDLAINAWPDELVGWKVGYVPPQHQARLGAERLAGCIFKNKLWEAAAAPTPFRAIEGGFTAVEAEFIVRLGKDAPADKTDWTAEEAADYVGDLILGVEIAGSPLATINVLGPPIVASDFGNNDGQILGPVLANWRDIAWEDMAVETTINGIVVGTGTAASIPGSPLAALAFLLGHVAARGRPLKKGMLVTTGASTGIHDVVAGDAARVSFGALGQVECIAVPAQ
- a CDS encoding BlaI/MecI/CopY family transcriptional regulator — protein: MHITSAESHVMEALWRREPLTADELVAEVGTSQSWGEATVKTLINRLLKKKAIKSERAEGKHGYRPMIARSVYVQAESQGLLDRLFEGQLAPMISHFAQHRALKAEEIARLKRLIEELEDGS